Proteins from one Leptonema illini DSM 21528 genomic window:
- a CDS encoding LamG domain-containing protein produces MKAWLPLALLTVSALSAAPRIVPAPERLPVDLAALARKNPLLQYRSGLQLAPGTAVDLDNALLYLNFDEPAAPLLKDRRGLYRVLESNYTPSTEAHSGDRSAFFRFRRQMIRLRTTEDLWPLQNEQAFTISFWMRPRHFFRSSNLFRRVAYASGERKGIEILLEQDRLRLNLEGVLVYEGETEPSHSIRVPRPLQKDRWYHLAVSFDLPKSTVIVFLDGKEEGRFRLNRDGRLPEIDFSGPELAPIQLGGDFIGQIDELMILAGALSEESDLDTSPYGKLQYNHQSGRGTLPVVPVVTEVFQLSGASEAIDITASGEAGGGSSLRLYYRISDKPFHESNRTLPWIQFADLARGGSHRQNVPQSGRYVQLRGEWQPDPSGTMGPVLKSMAIEQHPLAPPIKPSEVRIIEELSRDGRICLEWRINPEIEIEERGGYLVHVGVRPGEYEAVLNKAFAANDLVLIRRRNFIEFPLTAEERRLEQLRPERIREWKRSHIRIFLDNALLSRARFTQNVRRPLPFFERNHPYYFAVSAYIHEQAPSKVSAPARSIFND; encoded by the coding sequence GTGAAAGCCTGGCTTCCTCTTGCTCTTCTAACGGTCTCGGCGCTATCCGCCGCGCCGCGTATCGTTCCCGCTCCCGAACGCCTGCCCGTCGACCTCGCCGCTCTGGCTCGCAAAAATCCGCTTTTACAGTATCGCAGTGGATTGCAGCTCGCCCCCGGAACGGCCGTCGACCTGGACAATGCCCTTCTGTATCTCAACTTCGATGAGCCGGCAGCTCCGTTGCTCAAGGATCGCCGCGGGCTTTACAGGGTACTCGAATCGAATTACACACCCTCCACAGAGGCGCATTCGGGCGATCGATCTGCCTTCTTTCGCTTTCGCCGGCAGATGATCCGGCTACGAACCACTGAAGACCTGTGGCCCCTGCAAAACGAGCAGGCCTTTACTATCAGCTTCTGGATGAGGCCGAGACATTTCTTTCGTTCTTCTAACCTTTTTCGCCGCGTAGCCTACGCCTCTGGAGAGCGCAAAGGTATCGAGATACTGCTGGAGCAGGATCGTCTGCGGCTGAACCTTGAAGGCGTCCTCGTCTATGAAGGCGAGACCGAGCCGTCTCACAGCATACGTGTGCCGCGACCGTTGCAAAAGGATCGCTGGTACCATCTCGCCGTATCTTTCGATCTTCCAAAATCGACCGTTATTGTGTTTCTCGACGGGAAAGAAGAAGGGCGCTTTCGCCTGAATCGCGACGGCCGCCTGCCTGAAATCGACTTCAGCGGGCCGGAGCTTGCGCCGATCCAGCTCGGCGGCGACTTTATAGGACAGATCGACGAGTTGATGATCCTTGCCGGAGCGTTATCCGAGGAGTCCGATCTCGACACTTCGCCTTATGGAAAACTGCAGTACAATCATCAATCCGGACGCGGAACTCTGCCTGTGGTGCCCGTTGTAACCGAAGTCTTTCAGCTCTCCGGAGCTTCAGAAGCGATCGATATCACCGCGAGCGGTGAGGCCGGCGGCGGCTCCTCTCTTCGCCTTTACTACAGAATATCAGATAAGCCCTTTCATGAGAGCAATCGCACGCTTCCCTGGATACAGTTCGCCGATCTTGCCCGGGGTGGAAGCCACCGGCAGAATGTTCCTCAATCGGGACGTTACGTGCAGCTGAGAGGAGAGTGGCAGCCCGATCCTTCGGGAACGATGGGGCCTGTCTTAAAATCCATGGCCATCGAGCAGCATCCGCTGGCTCCGCCGATCAAGCCGAGCGAGGTGCGCATCATTGAAGAGCTGTCGCGCGACGGAAGGATCTGCCTTGAGTGGCGGATCAATCCCGAGATAGAAATAGAAGAGCGCGGCGGTTATCTGGTCCATGTCGGCGTCAGGCCGGGCGAGTACGAGGCCGTTTTGAATAAGGCCTTTGCCGCAAACGATCTCGTTCTGATCCGTCGCCGGAACTTCATCGAGTTTCCCCTGACGGCCGAGGAGCGACGTCTTGAACAGTTGCGACCTGAAAGGATTCGCGAATGGAAGCGTTCCCATATACGTATTTTTCTGGATAACGCCCTTTTATCGCGGGCAAGGTTTACGCAGAACGTGCGCCGTCCTCTACCCTTTTTTGAGCGAAACCATCCATACTATTTTGCCGTCAGTGCCTACATACATGAACAGGCTCCGTCGAAAGTTTCTGCTCCGGCTCGGTCGATTTTCAACGATTGA
- a CDS encoding LBF_2127 family putative lipoprotein: MRLPALLLILCLLHCSADVRQVPLRRPFPAPQPGGKVLYIGIFDIISSEREEMVAPMKESFRSFLQSERYFADVRDMMNDAGAVGKEDVIIDIRIGMQLDESYNWWYTWPGVYPFSAYWPFQGRQARYRTEMDVQVNGLSEQPIRFMCSRSNTDSVVFYGFFRVAWIESIIAQTNLEIFDECSRRIVQTVRLYDTKSEKPSPEKPGRR; encoded by the coding sequence ATGCGCCTGCCTGCCTTGCTCCTTATTCTCTGCCTGCTTCATTGCTCCGCCGATGTGCGTCAGGTTCCGCTGCGCCGGCCATTTCCCGCTCCGCAGCCCGGCGGAAAGGTCCTGTATATAGGCATCTTCGACATCATCTCGTCGGAGCGCGAAGAGATGGTCGCACCGATGAAGGAATCGTTCCGTTCCTTCCTTCAGTCCGAGCGATACTTCGCCGATGTGCGCGACATGATGAACGATGCCGGGGCTGTCGGCAAAGAAGACGTCATCATAGATATACGCATCGGTATGCAGCTCGATGAGAGTTATAACTGGTGGTATACATGGCCGGGTGTGTATCCCTTCTCTGCCTACTGGCCGTTTCAGGGACGTCAGGCGCGCTATCGCACCGAGATGGACGTGCAGGTGAACGGATTGAGCGAGCAACCCATTCGGTTTATGTGCTCTCGCAGTAACACCGATTCCGTCGTTTTCTATGGCTTCTTTCGCGTCGCCTGGATTGAGTCCATTATTGCACAGACCAATCTTGAAATCTTTGATGAATGCAGTCGTCGTATCGTGCAGACCGTCAGGCTGTACGATACGAAGTCTGAAAAGCCCTCGCCCGAGAAGCCGGGCAGGCGATGA
- the acs gene encoding acetate--CoA ligase encodes MSTIDTLMQQDQRLQPTESLKQNALIQDYEALYLHSITQPDSFWGGIASDLVWDQKWDKVMEFNAPHHKWFLNGKLNITKNVLDRHVAGPNRNRVAIIWSSEQGEEVLVTYDRLLRRVCQVANALKAMGVKKGDRVIIYMPLTLQGIYSMLACARIGAIHSVVYAGMGVQALRNRIEDSHAKVIICSDITYRNGKIVPLKGIVDEAVEDLEFVEHIVVHRRQEPQVEFGSLKEVDFNEVMEAQPQWCEPEIMDSEDPLFILYTSGTTGRPKGVVHVHGGYMVGTYYLSRAFYDIKDGDIFWSTSDIGWIVGHSYIVYGPLLNGATIVAREGAINYPDPGVVWKVVERHGVNVMFTAPTAIRMFMRFGEEFVNKYDIRSLRLIASAGEPLNPEAQLWAQKNILKDHGYIVDNWWQTEIASPVLGTLASMEAKVGKVGRPMPGAIVDVVSPDGEKVAPNKGGLLIIRRPLPYMMRTIWNDDDRYKEYWSEFPGCYSAGDVAFYDEDGYFCVLGRADDVMNVAGHRIGTAEVEGAFVSHPAVAEAAVIGLPDEVKGERIKGFVVLRPGHEPTENLRLTLRDHVRRELGPIATPSEVDFRTNLPKTRSGKIVRRLLKAQEMGQDAGDLSTLED; translated from the coding sequence ATGAGTACGATCGACACATTGATGCAGCAGGATCAGCGGCTGCAACCGACCGAATCGCTGAAGCAAAACGCTCTTATTCAGGACTACGAAGCACTGTATCTCCATTCTATTACGCAGCCCGATAGCTTCTGGGGCGGCATCGCATCTGATCTGGTATGGGATCAGAAGTGGGATAAGGTCATGGAGTTTAACGCTCCGCATCATAAATGGTTTCTTAACGGGAAACTCAACATCACAAAAAACGTTCTCGATCGTCACGTCGCCGGTCCCAATCGAAACCGTGTCGCCATCATCTGGTCAAGCGAACAGGGCGAAGAGGTTCTCGTAACCTATGATCGCCTGCTCCGTCGCGTCTGTCAGGTTGCAAATGCTCTGAAAGCGATGGGAGTAAAGAAAGGCGACCGCGTCATCATCTATATGCCTCTTACGCTGCAGGGTATCTATTCGATGCTTGCCTGCGCTCGCATCGGCGCCATCCATTCCGTCGTCTATGCCGGTATGGGCGTGCAGGCCCTTCGCAATCGAATCGAAGATTCGCATGCGAAAGTAATCATCTGCTCCGATATCACCTATCGTAACGGAAAGATCGTGCCGCTGAAAGGCATCGTCGACGAAGCGGTCGAAGATCTTGAATTCGTGGAGCATATCGTCGTTCATCGCCGTCAGGAGCCGCAGGTCGAATTCGGCTCGCTGAAAGAAGTGGATTTCAACGAGGTTATGGAAGCGCAGCCGCAATGGTGCGAGCCCGAGATCATGGATAGCGAAGATCCGCTTTTCATTCTCTATACGTCGGGTACGACGGGACGCCCGAAAGGCGTCGTGCATGTGCATGGCGGCTACATGGTCGGCACCTACTATCTTTCGCGAGCCTTCTACGATATCAAAGACGGCGATATCTTCTGGTCGACGTCCGATATCGGCTGGATCGTCGGACATTCCTACATCGTCTACGGGCCGCTCTTGAATGGAGCGACGATCGTTGCTCGCGAAGGCGCCATCAACTACCCCGACCCGGGAGTCGTCTGGAAGGTCGTCGAACGACACGGCGTGAACGTCATGTTTACGGCGCCGACGGCCATCCGTATGTTCATGCGCTTCGGCGAAGAATTCGTCAACAAATACGATATTCGCAGCCTGCGCCTGATCGCATCGGCCGGTGAACCGCTTAACCCTGAAGCGCAGCTCTGGGCCCAGAAAAACATCCTTAAAGATCACGGATACATCGTCGACAACTGGTGGCAGACCGAGATCGCCTCGCCCGTTCTTGGCACTCTTGCGTCGATGGAAGCGAAGGTGGGCAAGGTCGGCCGTCCGATGCCGGGCGCGATCGTCGATGTCGTTTCACCCGACGGCGAAAAGGTAGCGCCTAACAAAGGCGGCCTCTTGATCATCCGTCGCCCTCTGCCCTATATGATGAGGACGATCTGGAACGACGACGATCGCTATAAAGAATACTGGAGCGAATTCCCGGGCTGCTATTCGGCGGGCGACGTCGCCTTCTATGATGAAGACGGATACTTCTGCGTTCTCGGTCGCGCCGACGACGTGATGAACGTTGCCGGTCACCGTATCGGCACGGCCGAAGTGGAAGGCGCTTTTGTTTCGCATCCGGCCGTGGCCGAGGCCGCCGTTATCGGTCTGCCCGACGAAGTGAAAGGTGAGCGTATTAAAGGATTCGTCGTTCTGCGGCCGGGCCATGAGCCGACCGAGAACCTCCGTCTAACCCTGCGCGACCACGTTCGTCGTGAGCTGGGCCCGATCGCCACGCCGAGCGAGGTCGACTTCCGCACGAACCTGCCGAAAACACGGTCGGGCAAAATCGTGCGTCGTCTGCTCAAAGCACAGGAGATGGGACAGGATGCAGGAGATCTTTCTACGCTGGAAGATTGA
- a CDS encoding 3'-5' exonuclease — MDALRLRLALLRKSLPDPIRQYLIAVRDTNLSARISSSRLVVLDTETTGLDFKRDNIIEIGAVAVQNREIIIADSFECIVRSEHAGSDESIGIHGLRPSDVQKGEELSDVMLPLLEYLRGDVVVGHHISFDRKILSFNLKRYFPVQIYNRCIDTARMAVRLEHPNKNPEEINWKEYSLDALCDRYNIRRTARHTAAGDAYITAQLFLKLLSRIDEKQTMTMASLAF, encoded by the coding sequence TTGGATGCTCTTCGTCTTCGCCTTGCGCTGCTTCGCAAATCGTTACCCGACCCGATACGGCAGTACCTTATCGCCGTGCGCGACACGAATCTATCGGCAAGGATTTCATCGAGCCGCCTTGTCGTGCTTGACACCGAAACGACCGGTCTGGATTTCAAGCGCGACAACATTATAGAGATCGGCGCGGTCGCCGTGCAGAACAGAGAAATCATCATCGCCGATTCCTTTGAGTGCATCGTTCGATCGGAGCATGCCGGTTCCGATGAAAGCATCGGCATCCACGGGCTTCGCCCATCGGACGTTCAAAAGGGAGAAGAACTTTCTGACGTTATGCTGCCTCTTCTCGAGTATCTGCGCGGCGATGTCGTTGTAGGGCATCATATCTCCTTCGACAGAAAGATATTGAGTTTCAATCTAAAGAGATACTTCCCGGTGCAGATCTACAATCGCTGCATCGATACGGCCCGCATGGCGGTGCGCCTTGAGCATCCGAATAAAAACCCCGAAGAAATCAACTGGAAAGAATACAGCCTTGACGCTCTCTGTGATCGCTATAACATCAGGCGAACAGCCAGACATACGGCCGCAGGCGACGCCTATATAACGGCGCAGCTCTTTCTCAAGCTGCTCAGCCGCATTGATGAGAAGCAGACGATGACGATGGCAAGTCTTGCATTCTGA
- a CDS encoding DUF294 nucleotidyltransferase-like domain-containing protein, whose amino-acid sequence MVSESLKHRIADFLKKYPPFSFLEEDELVRLSALARVQFRKAGEVIFHQGEQPEDVFYVINQGHIHLTIEEENETGLVESLDEGDLLGIAALLARRLYLFTAKAEEDCILYLLPWEPFKKIIYTHPRILRFFSSGFSAGMHVYHKRNIGTGLENHDRSEFSAHDEILKIHVSKRVVQCRPDMLVSDAAKIMTEHRVGSIMVLDDRQYPLGIITDSDMRKKVATGLFPISSRTDEIMSSPVITASPELTAADAIVLMMRHNIKHVAITEDGTSESAVRGMVSEHDVLVLHGNNPAVLVKEIEQATDLTPLPRIRDRAEQLLRDYLQQNVSIQFIAGTLTEINDELIDRAIDLSIQKLKEMGLQSPDDRFCWLSLGSEGRKEQLLRTDQDNAIVYADPPPGREDEYERYYLALGREVNNVLISCGFQECPSDIMARNPMWCKPVSAWKEYFGRWIRVPDDKAVMHTTIFFDLRPAYGDSSLADELRNCIITYKKKDPAFLLFLAKNAISNPPPLNFFRNFIVEKSGAHEDRFDLKARCMMPLADAARLLTISHERLNSVSTVERYRTLIELEPDHRSIYEEAIRAYGIYMQFRATYGLRNNDSGRYINPQELDKIDRQTLRNTFSTIEEIQRIVRVRFQLDLLR is encoded by the coding sequence ATGGTCTCTGAAAGCCTGAAGCATCGCATCGCCGACTTCTTAAAGAAATATCCACCCTTTTCCTTTCTTGAGGAGGATGAGCTTGTTCGCCTGAGCGCCCTTGCCCGCGTACAGTTCAGAAAAGCCGGCGAGGTGATCTTCCACCAGGGAGAGCAGCCCGAAGATGTGTTCTATGTGATCAATCAAGGACATATTCACCTGACCATTGAAGAAGAAAATGAAACGGGTCTGGTCGAATCCCTGGACGAAGGCGATCTCCTGGGAATTGCCGCCCTGCTCGCCCGACGCCTGTATCTTTTTACGGCAAAGGCCGAGGAGGATTGCATCCTTTATCTGCTTCCCTGGGAACCCTTCAAAAAGATTATCTACACGCACCCGCGCATCCTGCGCTTTTTTTCCTCGGGTTTCTCGGCCGGCATGCACGTCTATCACAAGCGCAACATCGGGACGGGGCTGGAAAACCATGATCGCAGCGAATTCAGCGCCCATGACGAAATACTCAAAATTCACGTCTCCAAGCGCGTCGTTCAATGCCGCCCCGATATGCTTGTTTCCGATGCGGCAAAGATCATGACGGAGCATCGCGTCGGCTCCATCATGGTGCTCGACGATCGGCAATATCCGCTTGGTATCATCACCGATTCCGATATGCGAAAGAAGGTAGCGACGGGTCTTTTTCCCATTTCCAGCCGCACAGATGAAATCATGTCGAGCCCGGTGATCACCGCTTCGCCCGAGCTGACAGCGGCCGACGCCATCGTACTCATGATGCGACACAACATCAAACACGTCGCCATCACCGAAGATGGAACGTCTGAGTCAGCCGTGCGCGGCATGGTCTCGGAGCACGACGTTCTCGTTCTTCACGGCAACAATCCGGCCGTTCTTGTGAAAGAGATCGAGCAGGCGACCGATCTCACGCCTCTGCCGCGCATTCGCGACAGGGCCGAACAGTTGCTGCGTGATTATTTGCAGCAGAACGTTTCCATTCAGTTTATCGCCGGTACGTTGACCGAGATTAACGACGAATTGATCGACCGGGCCATCGATTTATCGATTCAGAAACTGAAAGAGATGGGCCTGCAGTCACCCGATGATCGCTTCTGCTGGCTCTCGCTTGGTAGCGAAGGCCGTAAAGAGCAGCTGCTGCGCACCGACCAGGATAACGCCATCGTCTATGCCGATCCGCCGCCCGGACGTGAAGATGAATACGAACGCTACTACCTTGCTCTCGGGCGCGAGGTGAACAACGTTCTGATCTCCTGCGGATTTCAGGAATGCCCGTCTGACATTATGGCGCGCAACCCGATGTGGTGCAAACCCGTATCGGCCTGGAAAGAGTATTTCGGACGCTGGATTCGAGTGCCCGACGATAAGGCCGTCATGCATACGACGATCTTCTTTGATTTGCGCCCGGCCTATGGCGACAGCTCGCTTGCCGACGAGCTTCGCAACTGTATCATCACGTATAAAAAGAAGGACCCGGCCTTTTTGCTTTTTCTGGCGAAGAACGCCATATCCAATCCGCCCCCGTTGAATTTCTTCCGCAACTTCATCGTCGAGAAATCAGGAGCGCATGAAGATCGCTTTGACCTCAAGGCGCGTTGCATGATGCCGCTTGCAGATGCAGCCCGTCTGTTAACGATCAGTCATGAACGTTTGAATTCGGTTTCGACGGTGGAACGATATCGCACACTCATCGAGCTCGAGCCGGATCATCGCTCCATCTACGAAGAGGCGATCCGGGCCTATGGCATCTACATGCAATTCCGGGCGACATACGGGCTGCGAAATAACGACTCCGGCCGCTATATCAATCCTCAAGAACTCGACAAGATCGACCGCCAGACGTTACGTAATACCTTTTCGACCATCGAGGAGATACAGCGAATCGTACGCGTTCGATTCCAGCTCGACCTTCTGCGATAG
- a CDS encoding methyl-accepting chemotaxis protein produces MKLESTNRGLRITAFLVGVFFLLLALIPPPDSPLALLLLGVAFICNASLLLPRISPWIRMIGCAIVALCLVIATPAQPVVWVYTVLAIIFLSAVINLNALAVFGVVMLVALNALTYLIEGSPFTQWQHLIGLNVLLLSSASLAWTTARQTRKEQHDQLETIHKYEELEKTYGDTLSDVKARSRRYEQQQMFYQSVSDDVTRAADAILQSTTGIQNRLTSQSESVQRLDEGIRELSKNINLTTQDIASTVHHADLAYDVALKGKKALSETIASLRSLSDLVERTVKASSDLAESTRRVHRVVQVIEEIAEKTNLLSLNAAIEAARSGEAGKGFAVVADEVSKLADRTRQAIREISETVNRIKDNTDQTLATVQDGHEKARRGIEISSGAEEHLIRIVESIEVVNERLQNISAISEEQAQNIETFAGNLGHINQAMRGDEGSLNEITTAIGRLRADADSIRLHANEFEIGDETKEIIERIRTFAEEMSRECATALEDGMRRGELSMDDLWDRDYRPIEGTNPVKYNTRFDWFTDKYIQDIEEAYLVRDPRIVFALMNDNNGYIPTHNLKFSKPLTGDYKADLWGNRTKRLFNDTVGLKAARNEAPYLLQTYRRDTGEIMNDLSVPVYVNGKHWGAIRIAFKIEQ; encoded by the coding sequence TTGAAACTGGAATCAACAAACCGAGGGCTTCGGATCACCGCCTTTCTTGTCGGTGTCTTTTTTCTTCTGCTGGCCCTCATTCCTCCGCCCGATTCACCGCTGGCGCTGCTTCTGCTCGGCGTGGCCTTTATCTGCAACGCAAGCCTGCTGCTTCCGCGCATCTCTCCCTGGATTCGCATGATCGGCTGCGCCATCGTCGCCCTCTGCCTTGTGATCGCCACTCCGGCGCAGCCCGTCGTATGGGTTTATACAGTACTTGCTATCATCTTTCTCTCGGCCGTGATCAATCTGAATGCGCTCGCCGTATTCGGCGTCGTGATGCTCGTCGCCTTGAACGCCCTTACCTACCTCATCGAAGGATCTCCGTTCACGCAATGGCAGCATCTGATCGGTCTTAACGTACTGTTGCTTTCGTCCGCATCCCTTGCCTGGACAACGGCACGGCAGACGCGAAAAGAACAGCATGATCAACTCGAAACCATTCACAAATACGAAGAGCTTGAAAAGACATACGGCGATACGCTCAGCGATGTGAAGGCTCGAAGCCGCCGGTACGAACAGCAGCAGATGTTCTATCAATCGGTGTCAGACGACGTTACGCGAGCCGCCGACGCCATCTTACAGAGCACGACGGGCATACAGAACCGACTGACCTCACAATCCGAATCGGTGCAGCGCCTTGACGAGGGCATTCGCGAACTCAGCAAGAACATCAACCTGACGACGCAGGATATTGCCAGCACCGTACATCATGCCGACCTTGCCTACGACGTCGCCCTGAAAGGCAAAAAGGCGCTCTCTGAAACGATCGCCTCCCTGCGTTCGCTCTCTGATCTTGTTGAGCGAACGGTGAAGGCGTCGAGCGACCTGGCTGAATCGACGAGACGCGTGCATCGCGTCGTTCAGGTCATCGAAGAGATCGCCGAAAAAACGAACCTGCTTTCGCTGAATGCAGCCATTGAGGCGGCGCGTTCGGGCGAGGCGGGCAAGGGCTTCGCCGTCGTCGCCGACGAGGTGAGCAAACTCGCCGATCGCACGCGACAGGCGATACGCGAGATTTCTGAAACGGTAAACCGCATCAAGGACAACACCGACCAGACGCTGGCAACGGTGCAGGACGGCCACGAAAAGGCCCGGCGCGGCATTGAGATATCATCCGGCGCCGAAGAGCATCTGATTCGCATCGTCGAAAGCATCGAGGTCGTTAACGAGCGACTTCAGAACATCTCGGCCATCTCAGAAGAACAGGCTCAGAACATCGAAACCTTTGCCGGTAATCTCGGGCATATCAATCAGGCGATGCGCGGCGACGAAGGGAGCCTGAATGAAATCACGACGGCGATCGGCCGATTGCGAGCCGACGCCGATAGCATTCGCCTGCATGCAAACGAATTCGAAATCGGCGACGAAACGAAAGAGATCATCGAACGCATCCGCACCTTCGCCGAAGAGATGTCGCGTGAATGCGCTACCGCCCTCGAAGACGGGATGCGCCGGGGCGAATTGAGCATGGACGACCTGTGGGACCGCGACTACAGGCCCATCGAGGGAACCAACCCCGTGAAGTACAATACGCGCTTCGACTGGTTTACCGATAAGTACATACAGGATATCGAAGAGGCTTATCTGGTCCGTGATCCGCGCATCGTCTTTGCCCTGATGAACGACAACAACGGTTATATTCCCACGCATAACCTCAAATTCTCGAAACCGCTTACGGGCGATTACAAGGCCGATCTCTGGGGGAATCGCACAAAGCGTCTTTTCAACGATACGGTGGGTCTTAAGGCGGCCCGCAACGAGGCCCCTTACCTGCTACAGACATACCGCCGCGATACGGGCGAGATCATGAACGACCTTTCCGTTCCGGTTTATGTAAACGGTAAGCACTGGGGAGCGATCCGTATCGCCTTCAAGATCGAGCAATGA
- a CDS encoding sodium:solute symporter family transporter has protein sequence MAARIAAGGAVIIAGYFGIKPPGFVAQVVAFAFGLAASSFFPLIIMGIFNKRMNREGAVAGLITGLVFTAGYIIYFKFMVAADQNVAANWLFGISPEGIGTVGMLLNFIVAYVVSKFTPAPPQEVMDLVESIRYPRGAGGASAH, from the coding sequence ATGGCCGCTCGTATCGCTGCCGGTGGTGCCGTCATCATCGCAGGCTACTTCGGCATCAAGCCTCCTGGATTCGTGGCGCAGGTTGTGGCCTTTGCCTTCGGTCTTGCCGCATCGTCGTTCTTCCCTCTGATCATCATGGGGATTTTCAACAAGCGCATGAACCGCGAAGGCGCCGTTGCCGGCCTTATCACAGGTCTGGTATTTACCGCCGGCTACATCATCTACTTCAAGTTCATGGTTGCAGCCGATCAGAATGTGGCGGCAAACTGGCTGTTCGGTATCTCTCCTGAGGGAATCGGAACGGTCGGTATGCTTCTGAACTTCATCGTCGCTTACGTCGTATCGAAGTTCACTCCGGCTCCGCCGCAAGAGGTTATGGATCTGGTAGAAAGCATCCGTTATCCGCGTGGAGCGGGCGGCGCTTCTGCCCATTGA
- a CDS encoding transposase: MGKRGQHYDDSFRRMAVDRWIRGGKTSKEVADDLGISVNSLRAWKALYLSEPGGPQQQNLQEEVNRLKKEVMELQEERDILKKSVAIFLKPRK; encoded by the coding sequence ATGGGCAAAAGAGGCCAGCATTACGATGATAGCTTTCGCAGAATGGCGGTGGATCGGTGGATTCGCGGCGGCAAAACCAGCAAGGAAGTAGCCGACGATCTTGGAATCTCTGTCAATTCCTTGAGAGCATGGAAAGCGCTGTATCTATCAGAACCGGGTGGACCCCAGCAGCAAAACCTGCAAGAGGAAGTTAATCGTTTAAAAAAGGAAGTCATGGAGCTACAGGAGGAGCGCGATATTCTAAAAAAGTCCGTTGCCATCTTCTTGAAACCCCGAAAATGA
- a CDS encoding IS3 family transposase, with protein MKFAWIQENRSEFSVRKMCRVLDVSESGFYESQIRPPSQRSTEDARIVEAIRVIADETFGTYGSPRVTPELHNTGMKVNRKRVERLMRENDISARNPRVFRVKTTDSNHELPVSPDLVQRNFEPGALDRIWVTDITYIETTGGFAYLTTFMDLGNREIVGWKLSDNMRSESIVAALRQALNRRGQNTKGLIIHSDRGVQYASKEYRDVLKGKKISQSMSRKGNCWDNAVQESFFHTLKTECLYRIGFFPNFEDLRRILFDYIEVFYNRRRRHSALGYLSPVAYAQQIA; from the coding sequence ATGAAATTCGCCTGGATACAGGAGAATCGCTCCGAGTTTTCGGTAAGGAAGATGTGCCGTGTGCTTGATGTATCGGAGAGCGGCTTTTATGAATCACAGATTCGACCTCCTTCACAGCGCTCAACAGAAGATGCTCGAATTGTGGAAGCAATCAGAGTGATCGCTGATGAAACGTTTGGTACCTATGGCAGTCCTCGCGTGACTCCGGAGCTCCATAATACAGGCATGAAAGTTAACCGAAAGCGGGTGGAAAGGCTGATGAGGGAAAACGACATTTCTGCAAGAAATCCGAGGGTTTTTCGTGTAAAGACGACGGATTCCAATCATGAATTGCCGGTTTCGCCCGATCTTGTTCAGCGAAACTTTGAGCCAGGTGCACTTGATCGAATCTGGGTAACTGATATCACCTATATCGAAACAACCGGAGGATTCGCTTACCTGACGACCTTCATGGACCTTGGAAATCGTGAAATCGTCGGCTGGAAACTTTCTGACAATATGCGATCGGAGTCGATCGTTGCCGCTTTGAGGCAGGCCTTGAATCGAAGGGGGCAGAATACCAAAGGCCTGATTATACATTCAGATCGTGGGGTACAATATGCATCGAAAGAGTATCGTGATGTATTGAAAGGTAAGAAGATAAGCCAGAGCATGAGTCGCAAAGGGAACTGCTGGGACAATGCTGTTCAGGAATCGTTCTTCCATACCTTGAAAACTGAATGTTTATACAGAATCGGGTTTTTTCCGAATTTTGAAGACCTACGAAGAATTCTGTTTGACTATATCGAAGTGTTCTACAACCGTAGAAGGAGGCATTCTGCTCTCGGGTACTTAAGCCCGGTAGCTTATGCACAGCAAATTGCATGA